A segment of the Panicum hallii strain FIL2 chromosome 1, PHallii_v3.1, whole genome shotgun sequence genome:
GGCTGCCGGCGCGGGGAACGACACGCCGTGCCCTTGCCCCAGCATCCGTAGCACGCGCCCGCCCCGGGGCACCCCGACGGGGACCCCAGCCCTCGGCGGAGGCACGAccctgctgccgcccgcctggCTGCTGCACGCGCTCGGCGCCAGCGGACAGCGGTAGGGGCCGGGCGGAGCAGGGGTGTTCGAGCAGATCACTCCCAGCCTCTCGGTCTCCCATCCCGTCCCACCACaaaaagtttttttttcttttgctcgCCGCGGCGCGGAGAGGTCTCGGCAGGCTCTGCCCCCGTCAGCGGCGACTGCATCAGCGTTCGCCGCTCGTCTGGCCAGCCTCACTGCTCCGGCGCAGTGCGCGAACTCAGAGCCGCGCCCAAAGTTTTCGGTGTTTTCTTTTCTGAAAAGATTTACAATAAAAAAGGGACGTCCTTTTATCGGAGGAAAGGAAAGGGGTACAGGCGAGTTTTTTGGTCAGTCTTTCCTCCTCTCGAAGCGGCTCAGTCACGGCATGGCGCCATGGCGGAAATAATTAAGAACGCCGAACGAAACAAAAGGCTGACACCGTGTCAGAAGTCAGAGCGGGAGCCTGATCTTCACGTGATATGGCGAGTAGATCCACGCGGACTTTTTTCCCTCGCAGCATTTTTCACCGGTTTTCCGGTTTTTTCCACATATTCGGAACACTTCCATCAAACATTTATCACTATGTATATATACACTTTTTTAAGCAAATGATTTACTTCCTGGTATAAGTAAGCCCTGCGGTAAAAAAAAATGGCCACACCTTTCGAGCACCTGCACTCCCacgtcgccggcgacggcggccaTCGCAGACGAGATAAAGCGGCAGTCGAACTCAACCCAACACCGTCCAAAACCACGAAAAGGCCAAAAGATTTCCATGCGTGTCACCTGCAGCTGCCATGCCAGGATGCCACGGCCACCTCCACGCCACCGCGAACAGCACAGCTTTTACTACGACGACCACAGTTGCCGAGCTGGGGACGGGGCCTGAGACAGAAGTTCACCGAGCGACCAGACGCCGGGAGCCGTCACGCATAAATATATCCACCGTTTCACACTTCCTCTGACGCCACCACTGTCGCTTCTTCCATCCTCTCGAGAACCTGCCCGCGCTCCGTCCCCCTCCATATAGTTCGAACCGGAACCGCCGCGGGAGCCGCCGCACCGGAGTCCCCAAATGGCCGACGACAAGGAGACCGACTCAGCGCAGCCGCCGGCCAAGCTGCCCCGCCTCTCCGGCGCCGACACGAGCGCCGGTAAGTACGTGCGGGCCTTGCGTTCTGGCCGGGGTTCGCTGGAGGAGTTGATCACTGGTGCGTCGTTTGCAGGGGAGGTGACCATGGCGGCCTCGTCGCCGCTGGTTCTCGGGCTGGGGCTGGGGctcggcgcgggcggcggcgagcgcgacgCGGAGGCGTCGGCCGCGACGGCGGCGCCCAAGAGGGCGTCGGCGCTGACGTTCATGCAGCAGCAGGAGCTGGAGCACCAGGTGCTCATCTACCGCTACTTCGCTGCGGGCGCGCCCGTGCCGGTGCACCTCGTGCTTCCCATCTGGAAGAGCGTCGTCGCCTCCTCCTTCGGCCCGCAGCGCTTCCCCTCCCGTAAGTGCCGGCGAAGCTTCATCCTCTCTAATCCTTGTCACTGTCGTTATGCCGTGGCTGTTGCGAGCGAAAAATAAAGTAGTCGTTTTGAAATGGCCCGCAGTGATGGGCCTGGGGAGCCTGTGCTTCGACTACCGCAGCAGCATGGAGCCGGAGCCCGGGCGGTGCCGGCGCACGGACGGCAAGAAGTGGCGGTGCTCCCGCGACGTGGTGCCGGGCCACAAGTACTGCGAGCGGCACGTccaccgcggccgcggccgttCAAGAAAGCCTGTGGAAGCCGCCTCCGCAGCCGCCCCGAcgacggccgcggccgccgtcagcagcagccgcagcggCGCCCCAGTCCACCAccacggcggcgcgggcgtggcCCCGCACGGGCTCGGCTTCTCCCCCACCAGCGTCCTCCTCGCCCACAGCGCCGCGCGTGCCACGTGAGCGCGCGAGCGAACGCCCCCCACCACGCTCGGTCCCCGTCCCCAACACCGCCACCGTTACGCCCGTGTCTTGGGCCTGGGCCTTGGGCCACCGGATGTCGTCGTGTGTGCTGTAATTTcccctttttttttctctcgcAACCTGTCAAACCAGTTTGCACCGTTCGATGCCATGCGTTGCTTCTCGTGTTACGTGTGCTGGTTACTCCCCTTGTGCTGTGCGTGAGCCTGTGGCGTTGCGTGGCCTGTGACACCTGTACCAGGGCAGGGGATCATTTTCTTTTGTTGGGTTGTGAGGAGCGCGCCTCGGTGGTGTGCAGGGGGTGTGGGGCTGGCCGGCTGGGGGGCCTGGCTTGTGGTTCCACCTGGGGACGCGCGGAGGGGGAGGGACGGTGTGCCCTGTGTGCAGTGCGGAGTGCTGGGCGGTCTGACCCTGTCAGAAGGCTCGGGCAGCGTGAGGCGTTGGATGCTGCACTCTGTCTGCGCATGGCGCAGGCGGCGGGCCGTTCGGTGTGGCCCCGCCAGCGCAAACTCTCGTCTGAGAACTGACTCACGTCTCAGGCGTCTCAGCAGCCAGCGCTTCCGCTTGAAGGGGCCTTCACGCGCGGGTATGGCGATTGGCGAGTCAATGGAAGTATGGAACGGATCCCATGCGACCGGTAAACCTGAAGATCGCGGTGCTGCTGGCTTCACACTGTATATTACTTGTCCGCTCTCGTGGCGTCAAGCAAGAAGTTTCCCGTCTGCAGGGCACGGTGCTAGACTGTTCTTTTTTGACACCTCTCATCTGGGCACGGTGCTTGACTGGTTGCGGCATCAGCAGAGGAACTGAGCTTTCAGATTTTTGCTGGCACCGGACTGAGTACGGTGAAAAAGGGCTGCTGCCTGCTGGGCTGCTCCTCACTCCGCTTCTGCTGCGACTCGAACCGTGCGAGAGCCTGGCCCGGCGCAGCACCTGCCGGGTGCGCTTAACCTAATCTTGAGCCCAACTCAGGTGGACATTCAAACGGCTAGAACGGTGTTCATCAGCTCCTGCTAAGGAGCTAGGTAGAGGTGCAAACTGACATCGAATCCCAAACCCTCGTCTCGTGTTTGTCCATGATACACATCCTTTATGATCAGCTGATCGTGTACTTTTTCTTCCTCCTACAGTCCTACTCTGCAAACCGCGCTCGTGGATGCGTGGCAAAAGGATCTTTCGATTTCTAGGCACACTATTCCCATGGGCCAAGGGCTCCTTGACCTGCCAGCCAACATACTGTAGGCCGTAGCCCTGTACGCAATAATGCCGGCATCACGAGATGATTACTACTAGTTCCCGTGGACCGTGGGCAGAGTAATAGCGGCAGCACACTGCCCCGGCCGGCACAGGACTATGCTACCTCACTGCTATGTCTGTGTTGCGAACAGGTTCAATCTATAGGCTAAGCAGGCCTTGGCCTGCCGCCACGCATGTGGACCTCtttacttcttgaggccggatgGCCGACGGGCTCGAGCTTGCCTGCTACTTTCTGCTCCCAATGTTCAAGGTCTTGCAAGGTTCGGTCAACAAAGGATGTGCCCATGGAAAACATAGCATAAATAGTCTCACCCAATATGAATAGAAGGTTTTACAAGGTTTTACCTAGTTGCAAGTCGTATATTTTGGCCTAAGCCAACTAGGCAACTTCTCCTATGTTATGTTTGCTTCTGAATGCTTAGCAGCAGCCGAAAGCCCAAAATGAACAGCAAAATgcatctactccattggacctatgGGTTCCGTTGAAGAATGGTAGCTGGCAGTTTACTTCAGAAATTATAGGTTGGTTCATTCGTTAACTTGAGATGACCGATCGGTAAAACGCCAGGTTGTGTGCCAAATGCACACGGTGCATCACAATTGAATGCCGTGGCACGTATCTTGTTCTGCGACTTGCATTAATACTGTTGGGATTGGATGTCGGATACTGATTACTTAATAGTATCTCATGTTACAAACTGGATGCTAGTGAGTGAGAGTAGGCACCAGAGCCCCTGATTCCTACAAAATCCAATAGTAGATTTGGGGATTTATGATGTGTGGGTTGGCAACTGTAGTGCACATCAGACTACATCACTAGCTACAGAAACTACCATTGAACAAGGCCTAGACCTGGGCACTAGCATAAGCCAAATCCCAACATCAAAGAAAACTATGAGGAAAACATCAAAGTTCAAGCATCCTGAATGGAGAGCCTACCTTATTGATGTTCGTCAGCAAGTTGATCCACACTAGTCATCAGAATGGTTCGCGGTATATTTGCTACATACACACCACCCAACAAACCTGAAAAAGAAAG
Coding sequences within it:
- the LOC112893342 gene encoding growth-regulating factor 10-like isoform X1; protein product: MADDKETDSAQPPAKLPRLSGADTSAGKYVRALRSGRGSLEELITGASFAGEVTMAASSPLVLGLGLGLGAGGGERDAEASAATAAPKRASALTFMQQQELEHQVLIYRYFAAGAPVPVHLVLPIWKSVVASSFGPQRFPSLMGLGSLCFDYRSSMEPEPGRCRRTDGKKWRCSRDVVPGHKYCERHVHRGRGRSRKPVEAASAAAPTTAAAAVSSSRSGAPVHHHGGAGVAPHGLGFSPTSVLLAHSAARAT
- the LOC112893342 gene encoding growth-regulating factor 10-like isoform X2, whose amino-acid sequence is MADDKETDSAQPPAKLPRLSGADTSAGEVTMAASSPLVLGLGLGLGAGGGERDAEASAATAAPKRASALTFMQQQELEHQVLIYRYFAAGAPVPVHLVLPIWKSVVASSFGPQRFPSLMGLGSLCFDYRSSMEPEPGRCRRTDGKKWRCSRDVVPGHKYCERHVHRGRGRSRKPVEAASAAAPTTAAAAVSSSRSGAPVHHHGGAGVAPHGLGFSPTSVLLAHSAARAT